In Topomyia yanbarensis strain Yona2022 chromosome 2, ASM3024719v1, whole genome shotgun sequence, one DNA window encodes the following:
- the LOC131678989 gene encoding deoxyuridine 5'-triphosphate nucleotidohydrolase, giving the protein MKPETRCVLRFAKLTDQAYAPTKGSEKAAGFDLKSAYEYTVPARGKQLVMTDIQVQVPEGCYGRVAPRSGLAVKNFIDVGAGVVDEDYRGNLGVVLFNHSDVEFKVARGDRIAQFICERIFYPELEEVGSLTETERGSGGFGSTGTQ; this is encoded by the exons ATGAAACCGGAAACAAGATGCGTCTTGCGCTTTGCTAAACTGACGGACCAGGCATATGCACCAACCAAGGGCTCCGAGAAAGCAGCAGGATTCGATCTGAAAAG TGCATACGAGTACACGGTTCCTGCCCGAGGCAAACAGCTGGTGATGACCGACATTCAGGTACAGGTGCCGGAGGGATGCTACGGTCGCGTTGCCCCTCGTTCCGGGCTGGCGGTGAAAAATTTCATCGATGTCGGTGCCGGCGTTGTGGACGAAGACTATcgaggaaatctgggcgtggtTCTGTTCAATCACTCCGACGTTGAGTTTAAGGTCGCACGCGGAGACCGTATTGCGCAGTTTATTTGTGAACGGATCTTCTATCCGGAGCTGGAGGAAGTCGGCAGTCTGACGGAAACGGAGCGCGGAAGTGGTGGTTTCGGTTCGACCGGGACGCAGTGA